One genomic region from Diabrotica undecimpunctata isolate CICGRU chromosome 9, icDiaUnde3, whole genome shotgun sequence encodes:
- the LOC140450257 gene encoding uncharacterized protein isoform X2, whose product MKIMESLSEYSSYEAYYMSPHAEDIPLNQTIKVVIGEKPYKCEFCFKQFSQAGSLKKHLRLHTGEKPYKCEICFKQFSEAGSLKTHLRVHTGEKPYKCEICFKKFIQASNLKTHLRVHTRETPYKCEICFKQFSQAGSLKKHLRVHTAEKPHKCDICFKKFIQASNLQRHLRLHTGVKPYKCEICFKQFSDGSHLKEHLRVHTGEKPYKCEICFKQFSRASSLKTHLRVHTGETTYKCEICFKQFRHAGNLKTHLKKHTGEKCEKNLTIYKCEICFTQFSLKSNLKMHLRVHTGERPYKCEICFKKFIRANDLKVHLRVHTGEKPYKCQICFKQFSAVTTLKTHLRVHTGETPYKCEICFKQFRNADNLKKHLRLHTGEKPYKCEICFKQFRDGSYLKEHFRVHTGEKPYKCEICVKQFSKASTLKTHLRVHTGETPSEQVI is encoded by the coding sequence atgaaaattatggaGTCACTCAGTGAATATTCATCTTATGAAGCATATTATATGAGTCCACATGCTGAAGACATACCATTAAATCAAACTATAAAAGTTGTGattggagaaaaaccttacaagtgtgaattttgttttaaacagtttagccaAGCAGGttctttgaaaaaacatttgagattgcacactggagaaaaaccttacaagtgtgaaatttgttttaagcaatttagtgaagcaggttctttgaaaacacatttgagagtgcacactggagaaaaaccttacaagtgtgaaatttgttttaagaaatttattcAAGCAAGTAATTTGAAGACACATTTGAGAGTTCACACTAGGGAAacaccttacaagtgtgaaatttgttttaaacagtttagccaAGCAGGttctttgaaaaaacatttgagagtgcacaccgCAGAAAAACCGCACAAGTGTgacatttgttttaagaaatttattcaagcaagcaatttgcaaagacatttgagattgcacactggagtaaaaccttacaagtgtgaaatttgttttaagcaatttagtgatgGAAGTCATTTGAAagaacatttgagagtgcacactggagaaaaaccttacaagtgtgaaatttgttttaagcaattcaGTAGAGCAAgttctttgaaaacacatttgagagtgcatactggggAAACaacttacaagtgtgaaatttgttttaaacagtttcgccacgcaggtaatttgaaaacacatttgaaaaagcacactggagaaaagtgtgagaaaaatttaacaatttacaagtgtgaaatttgttttacgCAGTTTTCTCTGAAAAGTAACTTGAAAATGCACTTAagagtgcatactggagaaagaccttacaagtgtgaaatttgtttcaagaaatttattcgagcaaatgatttgaaagtacatttgagagtgcacactggggaaaaaccttacaagtgtcaaatttgttttaaacaatttagtgcAGTAACTACTTTGAagacacatttgagagtgcacacagGGGAAacaccttacaagtgtgaaatttgttttaaacagtttcgCAACGCAgataatttgaaaaaacatttgagattgcacactggagaaaaaccttacaagtgtgaaatttgttttaagcaatttagagATGGAAGTTATTTGAAAGAACATTtcagagtgcacactggagaaaaaccttacaagtgcgaaatttgtgtTAAGCAATTTAGTAAAGCAAGtactttgaaaacacatttgagagtgcacactggggaaacaCCAAGCGAGCAGGTAATTTGA
- the LOC140449732 gene encoding uncharacterized protein translates to MYRLYCEYCQENNITPRNESLYRQIFVEEFNLCFKKPYNDTCTTCDKFSLLLKSVTDENERAQLESEKLQHQHLAEFAYEEKKKDRLACKLNPNLVVFSFGLQKCLPTPYLKSSISFYKRKLWTLNLTIFETQGTTNSAKCYLWNETIAQRGGQEIASCLYTYLNSIPSHINKIIMYSDCCPGQNRNILLSVMLLTVIEHSKHQGRKIDIYHKFLVPGHTHMEADTIHAAIEKTKNSTTARIDIPRDWANLIRLIPRKPPIFVQEMKQEEFLCFKSLLSGKFQHAKTNTQGQPVVWSKIRLIYYSSENLGVMKYKNSFTDDEPYKTLSLLRTRTRNSGTTRLLPISDKPLGIPANKTQHLKDMLPYVEESSRPYYLQFLITLTTSQSATDNFIADEEYDQDDEM, encoded by the coding sequence atgtataggCTATATTGTGAGTATTGCCAAGAAAACAACATAACACCTAGAAACGAATCACTGTACAGACAAATTTTCGTGGAAGAATTTAACTTGTGTTTTAAAAAACCGTATAATGATACGTGTACTACTTGCGATAAGTTTTCTTTACTCCTTAAATCCGTTACAGATGAAAATGAAAGAGCTCAACTTGAAAGTGAAAAATTACAACATCAACACTTAGCAGAGTTTGCTTATGAAGAGAAAAAGAAAGATAGACTGGCTTGCAAACTTAATCCAAATTTGGTGGTATTCAGTTTTGGCCTACAAAAATGCTTGCCCACTCCCTACTTAAAAAGCAGCATTTCattctataaaagaaaattatggaCTCTGAACCTTACCATTTTTGAGACGCAAGGAACTACAAACTCAGCTAAATGCTACCTATGGAATGAAACTATAGCTCAAAGAGGTGGACAAGAAATTGCTTCCTGTCTATACACCTACCTAAATAGTATTCCCTCtcatataaataaaatcattATGTATAGCGACTGCTGCCCTGGGCAAAATCGAAATATTTTACTATCAGTTATGCTTCTTACCGTTATTGAACATTCCAAACACCAAGGAAGGAAGATTGATATTTATCACAAATTTCTAGTACCCGGACACACTCACATGGAAGCAGACACTATACATGCTGcaatagaaaaaactaaaaattctacTACTGCCAGGATAGATATTCCTAGAGACTGGGCTAACCTTATTCGTCTAATACCCAGAAAACCACCAATTTTTGTTCAAGAAATGAAGCAAGAAgaatttctttgttttaaatcattattatctGGCAAATTTCAGCATGCAAAAACCAATACTCAAGGACAACCAGTGGTGTGGTCTAAAATAAGACTTATTTACTATTCAAGTGAAAATCTTGGCGTGATGAAATACAAAAACTCCTTTACCGACGATGAGCCTTATAAAACATTGAGCTTATTAAGAACAAGAACTAGAAATTCTGGAACTACTCGTTTGTTACCAATCTCTGATAAACCATTGGGCATACCAGCGAATAAAACACAACATCTGAAAGACATGTTACCTTACGTTGAGGAGAGTAGTCGTCCATATTACCTTCAGTTTCTCATTACTTTGACTACATCACAATCTGCAACGGATAATTTTATTGCAGATGAGGAGTACGATCAAGATGATGAGATGTAA